A single genomic interval of bacterium harbors:
- the nadB gene encoding L-aspartate oxidase, giving the protein MNAAYQSDVLVIGSGIAGLFYTLKVADSCRVALVTKKETVESNTNYAQGGIASVFADDDSMQLHMEDTLQAGKGLCHPDTVEMVVREGPALVRELLDLGVGFTSGTTGDLDLGREGGHSRNRIVHARDYTGREVERVLVETVRNHPNVTVYEDHIAIDLITEHNLRDRPDMPGDDIHCWGAYVLDKDTGLVHPYLAKTTVITAGGCGQVYQHTTNPEIATGDGIAMAYRAGAKVANMEFIQFHPTTLHHPQARSFLISEAVRGYGAVLRNRSGERFMEKYDDRLELAPRDVVARAIDSELKRRGEESVFLDLRHLDADSIRDAFPSIYERCKQVNIDITTDLVPVVPAAHYTCGGVVTDKDGHSTINGLFVAGEAAMTGLHGANRLASNSLLEALVFANRAALATVREDCPAPPVDDIAPWDDSDTYNTEEWVLISHNRREVRTLMWDYVGIVRSNLRLQRARRRMDLLTKEVEDFYKRTHVSEKLIQLRNITLLGSLIINSALRRRESRGLHYTTDYPETDASLDRIDTTLSLFD; this is encoded by the coding sequence ATGAACGCAGCGTATCAGAGCGACGTCCTTGTTATCGGCAGCGGTATCGCCGGACTGTTCTACACTCTCAAGGTAGCGGACAGTTGCCGCGTCGCACTCGTGACCAAGAAAGAAACGGTGGAGTCGAACACCAATTATGCGCAGGGCGGGATTGCATCCGTCTTCGCTGATGACGATTCCATGCAGCTGCATATGGAAGACACGCTGCAGGCGGGGAAGGGGCTCTGTCACCCCGACACGGTCGAAATGGTGGTACGCGAAGGTCCCGCTCTCGTGCGGGAACTGCTGGATCTCGGCGTTGGATTTACCTCCGGCACCACAGGTGATCTCGATCTGGGCAGGGAAGGCGGACACTCGCGCAACCGCATCGTCCACGCCCGGGACTATACCGGCAGGGAAGTCGAACGCGTCCTCGTGGAAACGGTGCGCAATCATCCGAACGTCACCGTGTACGAAGATCATATCGCCATCGATCTGATCACCGAACACAACCTGCGTGACCGGCCGGATATGCCGGGGGACGATATCCATTGCTGGGGGGCGTATGTGCTTGACAAGGATACCGGCCTGGTACATCCTTACCTGGCGAAAACAACGGTAATCACTGCCGGGGGCTGCGGGCAGGTGTATCAGCATACGACGAATCCTGAGATCGCAACGGGTGACGGCATCGCCATGGCCTACCGCGCCGGCGCAAAAGTCGCCAACATGGAATTCATCCAATTCCATCCAACGACACTGCATCATCCTCAGGCACGGTCATTTCTCATCTCGGAAGCCGTGCGAGGCTACGGTGCCGTATTGCGAAATCGCTCGGGTGAACGATTCATGGAGAAATACGACGACCGTCTCGAACTCGCCCCTCGTGATGTGGTGGCTCGCGCCATTGACAGCGAGCTCAAGCGACGCGGCGAGGAGAGTGTATTCCTGGATCTGCGACATCTCGATGCTGACAGCATACGCGATGCATTCCCTAGTATCTACGAGAGATGTAAGCAGGTAAACATCGATATTACAACGGATCTCGTTCCCGTTGTTCCAGCAGCGCATTATACCTGTGGTGGTGTTGTTACCGATAAAGACGGACACTCGACCATCAATGGACTCTTTGTTGCCGGGGAGGCGGCGATGACGGGCCTGCATGGAGCAAATCGTCTCGCCAGCAATTCTCTTCTTGAAGCGCTGGTGTTTGCCAATCGTGCTGCGCTCGCAACTGTGCGTGAAGACTGTCCGGCTCCTCCGGTTGACGATATCGCTCCGTGGGACGACAGCGACACCTATAACACGGAAGAATGGGTACTGATCTCTCACAACCGCCGGGAAGTCCGCACCCTGATGTGGGATTATGTGGGCATTGTACGCTCCAATCTCCGCCTTCAGCGGGCCCGGCGTCGGATGGATCTCCTGACAAAGGAAGTCGAGGACTTCTACAAACGCACACACGTCTCTGAAAAGCTCATTCAGCTGCGCAATATCACCCTTTTGGGAAGTCTGATAATCAACAGCGCTCTACGGAGACGTGAAAGTAGGGGATTGCATTACACCACGGACTATCCGGAGACGGATGCCTCACTCGATC
- the coaE gene encoding dephospho-CoA kinase (Dephospho-CoA kinase (CoaE) performs the final step in coenzyme A biosynthesis.), translating into MSEQQKQHNAPDLLIGLTGSIGAGKSTVASIIEEQYPVLNTDRIARDIMEQDDAVRDAIIDRFGMQAYLSDASIDRRFLAELVFEDAKKLADLNAIVHPPTVDAVNARAAELHAEGKRMVFVESALIFEAGLDEQFAFIVAVIADVQIARERVMKRDNVDAAAVERRMRVQLPPEEKADLADFVIRNNGSEEDLRRSTNAILTILNSLGTRPAA; encoded by the coding sequence ATGAGTGAACAGCAAAAACAGCACAACGCTCCCGATCTGCTGATCGGTCTCACCGGCAGCATCGGAGCGGGAAAGAGTACCGTCGCCTCCATCATCGAGGAACAGTACCCTGTATTGAACACGGACCGCATTGCCCGCGACATTATGGAGCAGGACGATGCGGTCCGTGATGCTATTATCGACCGCTTCGGCATGCAGGCCTATCTTTCGGACGCCTCGATCGACAGGCGTTTCCTCGCGGAGCTGGTTTTCGAAGACGCGAAAAAACTCGCCGATCTGAATGCCATCGTACATCCTCCTACAGTGGATGCGGTCAATGCACGCGCGGCTGAACTGCATGCTGAAGGGAAGCGCATGGTCTTCGTTGAATCCGCATTGATTTTCGAAGCGGGACTCGATGAACAGTTCGCCTTCATCGTCGCCGTGATCGCAGATGTGCAGATCGCCAGGGAGCGCGTCATGAAGCGTGACAACGTCGATGCCGCCGCAGTCGAGCGGCGCATGCGCGTACAGCTCCCACCGGAGGAAAAGGCCGACCTGGCCGATTTCGTCATACGCAACAACGGCAGCGAAGAAGATCTTCGCCGCAGTACCAACGCCATTCTCACCATCCTCAATAGCCTGGGTACCCGGCCGGCGGCATGA
- the zapB gene encoding cell division protein ZapB codes for MVQDDMPPQGGDAQNPVQQALQGLWDRAQKAADMITELRSHNRELQARVEELETAMRDQQATLTDRDNKVKELQEKSTTLSSVDVGEGLLYLSPDEREALERQIDDLIARINAHLGTDTR; via the coding sequence ATGGTGCAAGACGACATGCCGCCGCAGGGCGGAGATGCTCAGAATCCGGTACAGCAGGCCCTGCAGGGTCTGTGGGATCGCGCCCAGAAGGCGGCGGACATGATCACAGAGCTGCGTTCTCACAACAGGGAATTGCAGGCTCGTGTTGAAGAACTTGAGACCGCCATGCGTGACCAGCAGGCGACGCTCACCGATAGAGACAACAAAGTTAAGGAGTTACAGGAAAAATCTACGACGCTCTCATCTGTTGATGTTGGCGAGGGACTTTTATATCTTTCGCCAGATGAAAGAGAGGCTTTGGAGCGTCAGATCGATGATCTGATTGCGCGCATCAACGCGCATCTCGGAACTGATACCAGATAA
- a CDS encoding cell division protein ZapA → MESKSIRVRIYGSEYPLRVDDEELTTRAAGHLDKMMQDLHTQIPDQPPVTLAVLSALNVSEELFHANKDRQQLHQKVEQEIRSISSLLDRAMDGD, encoded by the coding sequence ATGGAATCGAAAAGCATACGAGTACGCATATACGGATCAGAGTATCCGCTCAGAGTTGACGATGAAGAACTGACCACTCGCGCAGCCGGGCATCTCGACAAGATGATGCAGGATCTGCATACGCAGATTCCTGACCAACCCCCCGTGACGCTCGCTGTGCTCTCCGCACTCAACGTCTCTGAAGAGCTTTTCCATGCCAATAAGGACAGGCAGCAACTTCACCAAAAAGTTGAACAGGAAATCCGTTCCATCAGCTCGCTTCTTGACAGGGCGATGGACGGGGACTGA
- the rny gene encoding ribonuclease Y, with amino-acid sequence MQVELYWLLPTVVALCAAFLFLGWFIAARVSQNKISVAEQRAQEIVEGAEKEAQNLKKEKLLEVKDEWFRKKQESEKDLNRQRNKLHNREKQLSNREDNLKSKLELVSKKEVELKQSEAEFLEKQTELDERRQRVHEIIAEQTEKLERVSGLSRDDARNMLIETLTSDAKLQAAQQLKEIRDEMKSTAKKEAQRVILQAIQRTASDHSVETTVSVLNLASEDMKGRIIGREGRNIRAFEAATGIDVIVDDTPEAVILSGFDPFRREVARIALETLMADGRIHPARIEEVVEKVRKDLEEEIFRVGENTLLDVGIHNAHNEIKRMVGKMKFRSSYGQNLLQHSVEVAWLCGIMATELGLDPKIATRAGLLHDIGKTVDRNVEGPHALLGMEITKKFREHPIIVNAVGSHHDDIEMESPYAPLVQAADAISGARPGARRESLEGYVKRLEKLENIATGFEGVAKTYAIQAGREVRVMVEHDRIDDTLADQLANDIAEKIQSEMEYPGQIKVTVIREKRAIAFAR; translated from the coding sequence ATGCAAGTAGAACTTTACTGGTTGCTGCCAACCGTGGTCGCGCTCTGTGCGGCATTCCTTTTTCTCGGTTGGTTTATCGCGGCACGCGTCAGCCAGAACAAGATCTCCGTCGCTGAACAGCGTGCGCAAGAGATCGTCGAAGGGGCCGAAAAGGAGGCCCAGAATCTGAAGAAAGAAAAGCTGCTGGAGGTGAAGGACGAGTGGTTCCGGAAGAAGCAGGAATCGGAAAAGGACCTGAACCGGCAGCGCAATAAACTGCACAATCGTGAGAAGCAGCTCAGCAACCGTGAAGACAATCTGAAGAGCAAGCTCGAGCTGGTCAGCAAAAAGGAAGTCGAGCTCAAGCAGTCTGAAGCGGAATTCCTTGAAAAGCAGACTGAACTCGACGAGCGCCGCCAGCGTGTCCATGAGATCATCGCCGAGCAGACCGAAAAACTCGAACGCGTTTCCGGTCTTTCCCGTGACGATGCACGCAACATGCTGATCGAGACGCTTACGAGCGACGCGAAGCTGCAGGCCGCTCAGCAGCTCAAGGAAATCCGTGACGAGATGAAATCCACGGCCAAGAAGGAAGCACAGCGTGTGATTCTGCAGGCCATTCAGCGTACGGCGTCCGATCACTCTGTCGAAACCACGGTGTCGGTACTCAACCTGGCGAGCGAGGATATGAAGGGCCGCATCATCGGTCGCGAGGGACGCAATATCCGCGCCTTCGAAGCGGCGACGGGTATCGACGTCATCGTCGACGATACGCCGGAAGCCGTCATTCTCTCGGGCTTCGATCCTTTCCGCCGTGAGGTCGCACGTATCGCCCTCGAAACATTGATGGCCGACGGTCGCATCCATCCCGCACGCATCGAGGAAGTGGTCGAAAAGGTGCGCAAAGACCTGGAAGAGGAAATCTTCCGTGTCGGCGAAAACACGCTTCTCGATGTTGGCATTCACAATGCGCATAATGAAATCAAGCGCATGGTCGGTAAGATGAAGTTCCGTTCCAGCTACGGCCAGAATCTGTTGCAGCACTCCGTCGAAGTGGCGTGGCTCTGCGGCATCATGGCGACGGAACTCGGATTGGATCCGAAGATCGCCACGCGTGCCGGACTCCTGCATGATATCGGCAAGACGGTGGATCGTAATGTCGAAGGTCCCCACGCGCTGCTCGGTATGGAAATCACGAAGAAATTCCGCGAACACCCGATTATCGTCAATGCCGTCGGGTCCCATCACGACGATATCGAGATGGAGTCCCCGTACGCTCCGCTCGTGCAGGCGGCTGACGCCATCAGTGGCGCGCGTCCGGGTGCCCGGCGTGAATCGCTTGAAGGCTATGTCAAACGGCTCGAGAAACTGGAGAACATCGCTACCGGTTTCGAGGGCGTGGCGAAGACCTACGCCATCCAGGCGGGTCGCGAAGTGCGCGTCATGGTCGAACACGACCGTATCGACGATACGCTTGCCGATCAGCTTGCCAACGACATCGCCGAAAAGATTCAGAGCGAAATGGAATACCCCGGACAGATCAAGGTGACTGTCATCCGGGAAAAACGTGCCATCGCATTTGCCCGCTGA